In Bacteroidota bacterium, a single genomic region encodes these proteins:
- a CDS encoding AEC family transporter — MDVILIKILPVILIFLLGYVLKILKVLSLKEGDMLIKVIFNFSLPALILHSISSLALTLELMYLPLCSLIVIIIAYFISLLSGKALKLKKTTLGTFIIGAMILNSGFLIPFIMSAFGEDGLARLLLFDFTNGILVFTFIYYQAVKYGGTNGEHKTLTKKFLRSAPLWALLIAMLLNLSHTSFPIPIKSFLKISGDMTIPLMMLSLGIFFNPKLHKAKLVAVGIFIRMGIGLGLGILLSYLFNLDGLNRIIVIIGSAAPIGFNTLTFASLEDLDKEFAASLVSASILIGILYTPLLIYLFNIS, encoded by the coding sequence ATGGATGTAATTCTAATCAAAATACTTCCCGTTATTCTTATTTTTCTATTAGGCTATGTTCTTAAAATCCTGAAGGTATTATCTCTTAAAGAGGGAGATATGCTGATTAAAGTGATTTTTAATTTTTCACTTCCAGCTTTAATATTACACTCCATTTCTTCGCTTGCGCTGACCTTGGAATTAATGTACTTACCTCTTTGTTCCCTTATTGTTATCATTATCGCTTATTTTATTAGTCTGTTAAGTGGCAAAGCTTTGAAGCTAAAAAAAACCACGCTGGGAACCTTTATCATTGGTGCGATGATACTGAATAGTGGATTTTTAATTCCATTTATCATGTCGGCTTTTGGAGAGGATGGTTTAGCCCGATTACTCCTTTTTGATTTTACAAATGGCATTCTTGTTTTTACTTTTATATACTACCAAGCAGTAAAATATGGAGGAACAAATGGAGAACATAAAACGCTGACAAAAAAATTCTTGCGCTCGGCACCCCTTTGGGCTTTACTAATTGCCATGCTTTTGAACCTCAGTCATACTAGCTTTCCAATTCCTATCAAAAGCTTTCTGAAAATTTCGGGAGATATGACAATTCCTTTAATGATGCTGAGTTTAGGCATCTTTTTTAATCCAAAACTACATAAAGCCAAGCTAGTTGCTGTAGGCATATTCATCCGTATGGGAATAGGTTTGGGTTTAGGGATTTTACTTAGTTACCTTTTTAATCTTGATGGTTTGAACAGAATAATAGTTATTATAGGCTCAGCTGCTCCAATAGGTTTTAACACTTTAACCTTTGCTTCTCTTGAAGATTTAGACAAAGAGTTTGCTGCCAGTTTAGTATCAGCGTCCATTCTTATTGGGATTTTATATACACCGCTGCTAATTTATTTATTCAATATAAGCTGA
- a CDS encoding diacylglycerol kinase family lipid kinase — MENTWMIIVNPNAGEGKGLKDWPYIQECLQNNQIQFDSFFTEFPGHAIQKTSEFVEKGYRKFAVVGGDGSMNEVINGVFMQKTIATNEILIANIPVGNGNDWGKTYNNPVKIAESVKLLREGNRFKQDIGKLSYFSEGVKKVRYFANIAGFGFDALVVRDVQKAKDKGKSGALIYFSTLLMDLFKSKYISGEVKIDDTVYRHKFLSIAAGVCKYNGGGMMILPFSEPNNAKLDVTMILNLSKLGVIRNVLRLFSGSFVKVKKVRLGKGTTFSFSSDIPLKVETDGEFLGDTPSEIEILPTSLNVVVNSINFDVNPKLKKYAPSTI, encoded by the coding sequence ATGGAAAATACATGGATGATCATCGTTAATCCAAATGCTGGTGAAGGAAAGGGCTTGAAGGATTGGCCCTATATTCAGGAATGCTTGCAGAACAATCAAATCCAATTCGATTCTTTTTTTACCGAGTTCCCCGGACACGCCATTCAGAAAACAAGTGAATTTGTAGAAAAAGGATACCGAAAATTTGCTGTTGTTGGAGGAGATGGTAGTATGAATGAGGTTATTAATGGTGTATTCATGCAGAAAACAATTGCTACAAATGAAATTCTCATAGCAAACATTCCAGTAGGTAACGGAAACGATTGGGGCAAGACCTACAATAACCCTGTTAAAATTGCTGAATCAGTAAAACTATTAAGGGAAGGCAATCGATTTAAACAAGATATTGGTAAGCTATCCTATTTTTCGGAGGGAGTTAAAAAAGTCAGGTATTTTGCAAATATTGCCGGTTTTGGTTTTGATGCCTTGGTGGTTAGGGATGTGCAGAAAGCAAAAGATAAAGGGAAATCAGGAGCCTTGATCTACTTTTCAACCTTGCTAATGGATTTATTTAAATCTAAATATATAAGTGGAGAAGTGAAAATTGATGATACCGTTTATCGTCATAAATTTTTAAGCATTGCAGCTGGCGTTTGTAAGTACAATGGTGGAGGCATGATGATATTGCCATTTTCTGAACCCAATAATGCAAAACTGGATGTGACCATGATCCTTAACCTGAGCAAATTGGGAGTTATCAGAAATGTGCTTCGGTTATTTAGTGGAAGTTTTGTGAAGGTGAAAAAGGTTCGATTAGGCAAAGGCACAACTTTTTCATTCTCTTCGGATATTCCATTGAAAGTGGAGACCGATGGTGAGTTTTTGGGTGATACACCATCCGAAATTGAAATTCTACCGACTAGCCTGAATGTGGTTGTAAATTCCATTAACTTTGATGTAAATCCAAAACTCAAGAAATATGCACCCTCAACTATTTAG
- the vanZ gene encoding VanZ family protein, which yields MSNKLKSNSLNQFINSRQKLFKYLFWCWLILLLIASSIPNIPVPDKKIIGPLQSDYFIHFFEYFVLALLFVLWKKTTTYKPVSLGIIWLIGSAIASLDEVHQLWIPERTFNPIDLVFNSIGILSGLILTNLMLINISTSTDN from the coding sequence TTGTCGAATAAATTGAAGAGCAATTCACTAAATCAATTTATAAACAGCAGGCAAAAGCTGTTTAAGTACCTTTTTTGGTGCTGGCTCATATTATTGTTGATTGCTTCATCCATACCCAATATTCCGGTTCCTGATAAGAAAATTATTGGGCCTTTGCAAAGTGATTATTTCATTCATTTCTTTGAATATTTTGTGCTGGCTTTACTTTTTGTGCTGTGGAAAAAAACAACCACCTATAAGCCCGTATCCTTGGGTATTATTTGGCTAATCGGATCTGCTATTGCTTCATTAGACGAAGTTCATCAGTTGTGGATACCAGAACGCACATTCAATCCAATCGATCTCGTTTTCAATTCGATTGGAATACTATCTGGCCTTATCCTAACCAATCTGATGTTAATAAATATTTCGACCTCCACAGATAATTAG
- a CDS encoding cytidine deaminase — protein MGIIHTTFNDLSKDQKTLVSAAQKVMARAYNLYSSFYVGASVLTKSGNTFSSANMENSSYGLSVCAEVGAIQQALSAADPEITAIAICGGYKPDSGGLITTPCGRCRQLIYESAQIANTDIEVICANADLSSILVAKISDLLPYPFGPKDLKLDQEIDVLLNRIKNA, from the coding sequence ATGGGAATTATTCACACCACATTTAATGATCTGTCGAAAGACCAAAAAACATTAGTAAGTGCTGCGCAAAAGGTCATGGCAAGAGCATACAACCTCTATTCATCGTTTTATGTAGGCGCTAGCGTGTTAACCAAGAGCGGCAACACCTTTTCCTCAGCCAACATGGAGAACTCTTCTTATGGGCTTTCTGTATGCGCTGAAGTAGGGGCAATACAACAAGCTCTTTCAGCAGCTGATCCAGAAATAACTGCCATAGCTATTTGCGGAGGATATAAACCAGATTCAGGTGGTTTGATTACAACACCATGCGGAAGATGCAGACAATTGATTTACGAATCAGCTCAGATAGCAAATACTGATATTGAAGTGATTTGTGCAAATGCTGATTTATCAAGCATTCTGGTTGCCAAAATATCCGACTTACTACCTTATCCTTTTGGGCCGAAAGATTTAAAATTGGATCAAGAAATTGATGTTTTGCTCAATAGAATTAAGAATGCGTAA
- the lgt gene encoding prolipoprotein diacylglyceryl transferase yields MHPQLFRIPWPDFLPGPDYLTVHSYGFMIALGIIAAYAYTAWRANRELNIGQDTITSLLIYLVIASVVGGKVFTWFEDPKYYFSDPANLLKNFSSGFVFYGSLLFAIPTMLYFFKKNKIPILQMLDIIAITAPIVHAFGRLGCFMAGCCHGVPTNSFLGITFSDPMCAAHPHDVPLHPTQLYSVFMLAIIIIVLSVIKSRKQFHGQLFLIYLTLYAIGRSIIEIFRGDEARGYIIDNVISHSQFISIFVIAGVIYFYFRLLKKQNIKVLTKERIQESKNSD; encoded by the coding sequence ATGCACCCTCAACTATTTAGAATTCCTTGGCCAGATTTTTTGCCCGGACCTGATTATCTAACTGTTCATTCTTATGGGTTTATGATAGCATTGGGAATTATTGCTGCATATGCATATACTGCCTGGAGAGCGAATCGTGAACTGAATATAGGGCAGGACACAATTACCTCTTTGCTTATTTATCTTGTGATTGCTTCAGTGGTTGGGGGCAAAGTTTTTACCTGGTTTGAAGATCCTAAATACTATTTTTCAGATCCAGCTAATTTGTTGAAGAATTTCTCCAGTGGCTTTGTCTTTTATGGCTCCTTACTATTTGCCATACCAACCATGCTTTATTTCTTTAAGAAAAACAAAATTCCTATTCTTCAGATGCTTGACATAATAGCCATAACGGCTCCTATTGTCCATGCTTTTGGTCGTTTAGGTTGTTTTATGGCAGGTTGTTGCCATGGCGTACCTACAAATAGTTTTCTGGGAATTACTTTTTCAGATCCGATGTGTGCAGCCCATCCCCATGATGTACCCCTGCATCCTACACAATTATATAGTGTTTTCATGCTGGCTATCATTATCATCGTATTAAGCGTGATCAAATCCAGAAAGCAGTTTCACGGACAATTGTTTTTGATCTATTTAACCTTGTATGCAATTGGCAGGAGTATTATTGAAATATTCAGAGGAGATGAAGCCAGAGGTTATATTATTGATAATGTAATTTCTCATTCGCAATTCATTTCCATTTTTGTAATCGCAGGTGTTATATACTTCTATTTTCGCTTGTTGAAAAAGCAAAATATCAAAGTGCTGACCAAGGAGCGAATTCAAGAGTCCAAAAACAGTGATTAG